A stretch of Bradyrhizobium sp. CCBAU 53338 DNA encodes these proteins:
- the cobD gene encoding threonine-phosphate decarboxylase CobD produces the protein MREHGGNLDLAQQRFGGRADDWIDLSTGINRLPYPVGEISAHHWQALPSRSEIEALHQAARHAYRTSAPVVAMGGAQAAIQLLPQLAPRGRACILAPTYNEYVPVLSAAGWEVEEVREPGALAGAELAIVVNPNNPDGRRHAPKDLLSLLPRVGRLVIDESFVDAIPELSLASEADRPGLLILRSFGKFYGLAGLRLGFAIGHAADIAKLAAASGPWPLSGAAIAIGCRALRDDTWAGATSARLVRDCARLDDMVRSQGWRLVGGAPLFRLYETPDALAAQEKLARGQIWSRVFAQNPAWLRLGLPGSEAEWLRLAKILAC, from the coding sequence ATGCGCGAGCACGGTGGAAATCTCGATCTGGCCCAGCAGCGTTTCGGCGGGCGCGCGGACGACTGGATCGATCTGTCGACGGGGATCAACCGGCTGCCTTATCCCGTTGGCGAGATATCAGCGCATCATTGGCAGGCGCTGCCGTCGCGATCCGAGATCGAGGCGCTGCATCAGGCGGCGCGACACGCCTATCGCACCTCAGCGCCTGTTGTCGCGATGGGCGGCGCGCAGGCCGCCATTCAATTGTTGCCGCAACTCGCGCCGCGCGGCCGTGCCTGCATCCTTGCGCCGACCTACAACGAATATGTTCCGGTTCTGTCGGCCGCGGGATGGGAGGTCGAGGAGGTGAGGGAGCCAGGTGCGCTCGCGGGCGCCGAGCTCGCCATTGTCGTCAATCCCAACAATCCCGACGGGCGCCGTCATGCGCCGAAGGACCTGCTCTCGTTGTTGCCGCGTGTCGGTCGCCTCGTCATCGACGAGAGTTTTGTTGATGCCATTCCCGAGCTCTCCCTCGCTTCGGAAGCAGATCGGCCGGGACTGCTGATCCTGCGCTCCTTCGGAAAGTTCTACGGCCTGGCCGGCCTTCGGCTTGGCTTCGCGATCGGCCATGCAGCCGACATTGCGAAGCTCGCGGCGGCATCAGGTCCGTGGCCGCTGTCGGGGGCGGCGATCGCGATCGGCTGCCGCGCCTTGCGCGATGATACCTGGGCCGGGGCAACGTCGGCGCGCCTCGTGCGGGATTGCGCTCGCCTCGACGACATGGTGCGGTCGCAAGGCTGGCGGCTCGTCGGCGGCGCACCGCTGTTTCGTCTCTACGAGACGCCTGATGCGCTTGCCGCTCAGGAAAAACTCGCGCGCGGCCAGATCTGGTCGCGAGTCTTCGCGCAGAATCCGGCATGGCTGCGCCTGGGTCTTCCCGGCAGCGAAGCCGAATGGCTGCGCCTCGCAAAGATCCTAGCGTGCTAG
- the cbiB gene encoding adenosylcobinamide-phosphate synthase CbiB → MGFAGAMVVAMAVDALTGWPSPLFARIGHPVTWLGRLIGAIDAGWNRESVAPALRRAAGIAGALVVIALSVAIGWVLQSLLAAGWVQIALVGIIAWPLVALRSLHDHVAAVAEPLPGGDIAAAREAVSRIVGRDPAALDEAGIARAAIESLAENASDGIVAPVFWGALFGLPGILGYKAINTLDSMIGHRSERYEAFGWAAARIDDVANFIPARLTGFLFVLLAPRRSQALSCMTRDARRHRSPNAGWPEAAMAGALGVRLSGPRIYHGSLTNEPWLNEGARDPLAVDINEALAVYRRAMLLLAAILAILAFA, encoded by the coding sequence TTGGGCTTTGCGGGCGCGATGGTGGTGGCGATGGCGGTGGATGCCCTCACGGGCTGGCCGTCACCGTTGTTCGCACGAATCGGCCACCCCGTGACCTGGCTCGGCCGGCTGATCGGCGCCATCGATGCCGGCTGGAATCGCGAGTCCGTCGCGCCGGCGCTCCGCCGCGCTGCCGGTATCGCTGGAGCGCTTGTCGTGATCGCGCTCTCCGTCGCGATCGGCTGGGTGCTGCAGTCCCTGCTTGCCGCGGGCTGGGTCCAGATCGCGCTGGTCGGCATCATCGCCTGGCCATTGGTCGCGCTGCGCTCGCTGCACGATCACGTCGCCGCCGTTGCCGAGCCTCTGCCGGGCGGCGATATCGCCGCCGCGCGCGAGGCGGTCTCGCGCATCGTCGGCCGCGATCCCGCCGCGCTCGATGAAGCGGGCATCGCACGCGCCGCGATCGAAAGCCTCGCGGAAAACGCCTCGGACGGCATCGTCGCGCCGGTGTTCTGGGGCGCGCTGTTCGGCCTGCCGGGCATTTTGGGCTACAAGGCAATCAACACGCTGGATTCCATGATCGGCCATCGCAGCGAACGCTACGAGGCTTTCGGCTGGGCGGCTGCGCGCATCGACGATGTCGCCAATTTCATTCCAGCCCGGCTCACCGGCTTTCTGTTCGTACTGCTCGCGCCGCGGCGATCCCAGGCACTGTCATGCATGACGCGGGACGCGCGCCGCCACCGCTCGCCCAACGCGGGCTGGCCGGAAGCCGCAATGGCCGGCGCGCTTGGCGTCCGGCTCAGCGGGCCCCGCATCTATCACGGCAGCTTAACGAACGAGCCCTGGCTCAACGAAGGCGCGCGCGATCCGCTTGCCGTGGACATCAATGAGGCGCTGGCCGTCTACCGCCGCGCCATGCTGCTGCTCGCAGCCATCCTTGCGATCCTGGCCTTCGCGTGA
- the cobU gene encoding bifunctional adenosylcobinamide kinase/adenosylcobinamide-phosphate guanylyltransferase encodes MAVILITGGARSGKSTRAETRTRAFPGQPVYVATAEAFDAEMDARIARHRARRGTDWIEREVPLDLVPALIASDGGGARLVDCLTMWLSNLMHAERDWEHEVNALAATLRNLESPVVLVTNEVGLGIVPDNALARSFRDAAGIMNQTIADVADEVEFIVAGLPMKLK; translated from the coding sequence ATGGCCGTCATCTTGATCACGGGCGGAGCACGATCGGGCAAGAGCACGCGTGCGGAAACGCGCACGCGCGCCTTTCCGGGGCAGCCCGTCTATGTCGCGACGGCCGAGGCCTTCGATGCCGAAATGGACGCGCGCATCGCAAGACACCGCGCGCGTCGCGGAACCGACTGGATCGAACGCGAGGTGCCGCTCGATCTCGTGCCCGCGCTCATCGCAAGCGATGGCGGCGGCGCAAGGTTGGTGGATTGCCTGACCATGTGGCTCTCGAACCTGATGCATGCCGAGCGCGACTGGGAGCACGAGGTGAACGCGCTTGCCGCAACTCTGCGCAATCTCGAGAGCCCGGTCGTGCTCGTCACCAACGAGGTCGGCCTTGGCATCGTGCCCGACAACGCGCTGGCGCGCAGCTTTCGCGACGCCGCCGGAATCATGAATCAGACGATTGCCGATGTCGCCGACGAGGTCGAGTTCATCGTCGCCGGCCTTCCGATGAAGCTGAAATGA
- the cobS gene encoding adenosylcobinamide-GDP ribazoletransferase — MTPRADFLNNVVADLRIAASFVTIVPVGSSKPADNGAIARATWALPVAGLLVGLAGGASHALASRLGLAPGMAALLALATTALITGALHEDGLADTADGLGGGRTRERKLEIMRDSRIGSYGVCALILSFGLRWSALAAIGNPWAVMLAMCAAHAAARAGLPAFMSLVPPARRDGLAASAGSPPGRSVATAFAIGTLALALALGPAKALVGLVLLSLAGLILARLAIRQIGGQTGDILGAFEQIGEILILLVAAAFLQAGS, encoded by the coding sequence ATGACGCCGCGCGCCGACTTTCTGAACAACGTCGTCGCCGATCTCAGGATCGCGGCGTCCTTCGTCACGATCGTGCCGGTAGGCTCGTCGAAGCCTGCCGACAACGGCGCCATCGCGCGGGCGACCTGGGCGCTGCCGGTCGCGGGATTGCTGGTGGGACTTGCAGGCGGAGCATCCCACGCGCTCGCGAGCAGACTGGGACTGGCGCCAGGCATGGCCGCCCTGCTCGCGCTTGCAACGACCGCCCTCATCACCGGCGCGCTGCACGAGGACGGGCTTGCCGATACCGCCGACGGGCTCGGCGGCGGCCGCACGCGCGAGCGCAAGCTCGAGATCATGCGCGACAGCCGGATCGGCAGCTATGGCGTCTGCGCGCTGATCCTGTCGTTCGGCCTGCGCTGGAGCGCGCTGGCCGCGATCGGCAATCCCTGGGCTGTGATGTTGGCGATGTGCGCCGCGCACGCCGCGGCCCGCGCGGGCTTGCCGGCCTTCATGTCACTGGTCCCCCCGGCGCGACGCGACGGACTCGCGGCAAGCGCTGGATCACCGCCGGGCCGCAGCGTGGCCACAGCCTTCGCTATCGGAACACTCGCGCTTGCCCTGGCGCTCGGGCCGGCCAAGGCGCTGGTCGGGCTGGTGCTGTTGTCGCTGGCCGGGCTGATCCTGGCGCGGCTCGCCATCCGCCAGATCGGCGGACAGACCGGCGACATCCTCGGCGCGTTCGAGCAGATCGGCGAGATCCTGATCCTGCTTGTCGCCGCGGCCTTCCTTCAGGCAGGAAGCTAA
- the bluB gene encoding 5,6-dimethylbenzimidazole synthase: protein MVEFDDAFRRQLRELFVWRRDVRRFRTDPLPDGAVERLIDTACLSPSVGLSQPWRFVIVDDASRRRAVIDDFKACNADALACYSGERAARYAALKLSGLEQAPGHLAVFADKASDIGHGLGRATMPETTEYSVVGAITAMWLAARADGIGLGWVSILNPQRIHDVLDVPASWKFIAYLCIGYPEAECDQPELERAKWEHRRDASEFTLRR, encoded by the coding sequence ATGGTCGAGTTCGACGACGCCTTCCGCCGGCAATTGCGCGAGCTGTTTGTGTGGCGGCGCGATGTGCGCCGCTTTCGCACCGATCCATTGCCGGACGGCGCCGTGGAGCGGCTGATCGACACGGCTTGCCTATCGCCCTCGGTCGGCCTGAGCCAGCCGTGGCGCTTCGTCATCGTCGACGATGCCTCGCGGCGCCGCGCCGTGATCGACGATTTCAAGGCGTGCAACGCCGACGCGCTGGCCTGCTATTCCGGCGAGCGCGCGGCGCGCTATGCCGCGCTCAAACTGTCGGGCCTCGAGCAGGCGCCCGGCCACCTCGCCGTGTTCGCCGACAAGGCCAGCGACATCGGCCATGGCCTCGGCCGCGCGACGATGCCGGAGACGACGGAATACTCCGTGGTCGGGGCGATCACCGCGATGTGGCTGGCCGCGCGCGCCGACGGCATCGGGCTCGGCTGGGTCTCGATCCTCAATCCGCAGCGCATCCATGACGTACTCGACGTGCCTGCCTCCTGGAAATTCATCGCCTATCTCTGCATCGGTTATCCCGAGGCGGAGTGCGACCAGCCGGAGCTCGAACGGGCGAAGTGGGAGCATCGGCGCGACGCGAGCGAGTTCACGCTGCGGCGGTAG
- a CDS encoding ShlB/FhaC/HecB family hemolysin secretion/activation protein produces the protein MRVLGAALGVGLAASSIVAARAQVPTINPGAIQNDVDRQRRQFEQQSAPPKLNGPAVVGGPREKSPLMKPGGPKFRLRKLEFDPSKFITPAELDEIAKKYVGKNVDIATLLQIVADINAIYTERGIVTGIATLPEQDPKDGTVKIKLTEGRLQKTTVEGNKQTRTDYILRRVKEPEGEVLDVPKLNRDVTWFNRTNDVQIKALLQPGTSFGLTDLQFAVIEPPVDTWQLFVDNQASENTGRWEGGTFYKRHGLFGVDDRLTFYGVRSDGNLNGNAAYSVPVNPWGGRVGVSYTEGKIKIIDGPFVALDVTGRSSQAAVNFSQPVWVTQNWLVLLNAAETEGKTVSRFSTVAVTDDHYDKATAGVSVTNSGNTYSITVSPAVNYIEWQDHVLGNNRTFNTYTGSLIATSAAGPPNFSANVLAGWQYTQEKLLPGDQIFTIGGPTTVRGYPTSAASGDSGYYFNAELHYNWSQWLRGFDTYVFTDWGAVYSTAPGITEMSSVGVGFSWTYAPFMTFEANYATPLKNAVSTQRHYEAYGRVVFRPLLMFEKPQSAVPVAAVADKSRS, from the coding sequence ATGCGTGTTCTGGGGGCAGCACTGGGGGTCGGGCTTGCAGCGTCGAGCATCGTGGCCGCGCGCGCGCAGGTGCCCACGATCAATCCAGGTGCGATCCAGAACGACGTCGACCGGCAACGACGCCAGTTCGAACAGCAGAGCGCGCCGCCCAAGCTGAACGGCCCCGCCGTGGTCGGCGGCCCCAGGGAAAAGTCGCCGCTGATGAAGCCCGGCGGCCCGAAATTCCGCCTGCGCAAGCTCGAATTCGACCCATCCAAATTCATCACGCCGGCGGAGCTCGACGAGATCGCGAAGAAGTATGTCGGCAAGAATGTCGACATCGCGACGCTGCTGCAGATCGTCGCCGATATCAATGCCATCTACACCGAGCGCGGCATCGTGACCGGCATCGCGACGCTGCCGGAGCAGGATCCGAAGGACGGGACGGTCAAGATCAAGCTGACCGAAGGCCGGCTCCAGAAGACCACCGTCGAGGGCAACAAGCAGACGCGGACCGACTACATCCTCCGGCGCGTGAAGGAGCCGGAAGGCGAGGTCCTCGACGTCCCCAAGCTCAATCGCGACGTGACCTGGTTCAACCGGACCAACGACGTGCAGATCAAGGCGCTGCTCCAGCCCGGCACGAGCTTCGGCCTGACCGACCTCCAGTTCGCGGTGATCGAGCCGCCGGTCGACACCTGGCAGCTCTTCGTCGACAACCAGGCCTCCGAGAACACCGGCCGCTGGGAAGGCGGCACCTTCTACAAGCGCCACGGTCTGTTCGGTGTCGACGACCGACTGACCTTCTACGGCGTCCGCTCCGACGGCAACCTCAACGGCAACGCCGCCTACAGCGTTCCGGTCAATCCCTGGGGCGGACGCGTCGGCGTCAGCTATACCGAAGGCAAGATCAAGATCATCGACGGTCCGTTCGTCGCGCTCGACGTCACCGGACGGTCGAGTCAGGCCGCGGTCAATTTTAGCCAGCCGGTCTGGGTGACGCAGAACTGGCTTGTGCTGCTCAACGCCGCCGAAACCGAGGGCAAGACGGTGAGTCGCTTCTCGACGGTCGCGGTGACCGACGACCACTACGACAAGGCCACGGCCGGTGTCTCCGTGACCAATTCCGGTAACACCTATTCGATCACAGTCTCGCCCGCCGTGAACTACATCGAATGGCAAGACCATGTGCTCGGCAACAACCGCACGTTCAACACCTATACCGGCTCGCTGATCGCGACCAGCGCAGCCGGCCCGCCCAATTTCAGCGCCAACGTGCTGGCGGGCTGGCAGTATACCCAGGAGAAGCTGCTGCCGGGCGACCAGATATTCACGATCGGCGGTCCCACCACCGTGCGCGGCTATCCGACCAGCGCGGCGTCCGGTGACAGCGGCTACTATTTCAACGCCGAGCTGCACTACAACTGGTCGCAATGGCTCAGGGGATTTGACACCTACGTCTTCACCGACTGGGGCGCGGTGTATTCGACGGCCCCCGGCATCACGGAAATGTCCTCAGTCGGCGTCGGCTTCTCCTGGACCTATGCTCCGTTCATGACGTTCGAGGCGAACTATGCGACGCCGCTGAAGAATGCGGTCTCGACCCAGCGTCACTACGAGGCCTACGGCCGCGTCGTCTTCCGCCCGCTGCTGATGTTCGAGAAGCCGCAGAGCGCGGTCCCGGTGGCGGCCGTCGCCGACAAGAGCAGGTCGTAA